From the Tenacibaculum dicentrarchi genome, the window ATTTGTTGTTGTTGTTAACAAAGTTAAATTAACTATTTAAAGGTACTAAAGTATTTTAATTTTAAAGGCTCTTTTAATGTTAAAAAATAGATTTAAAACAACAAATCATTGTCTTATAAATTAAGACAATGATTTGTTAAATTGTATGGCAAATTATCTAACATTCTATAATCTTAAAATTAAAGATTAAAACGATAAATTTCACTTAAAATTAAGCTAAAACCGCTAATTCTTTATATTCAGGTAATGTAGGTCTTGTTTTTAAACCATTTTCAATAATAGCTAAAACGTTTGCTCTTTCTTCACCGATTAATGGTAAACGAGGCTCACGCACATTTTCAGTACCAATACCTGTAGCAACTTCTGCTAGTTTAATATTTTGTACTAATTTAGAGTTGATGTCTAATTCTAATAAAGGTAAGAACCAACGGTAAATTTCTCTAGCTTCGTTACCTCTTCCTGCGTTTGCTAAGTTAAAAATAGCAACAGTTTCAGCAGGGAAAGCACATACTAAACCAGCAACCCAACCGTCAGCACCCATAAAGATACTTTCTAAAGCTAAGGTATCAACTCCTGATAATATTTGTAATCTATCACCAAAACGATTTTTAATACGTGTAATATTTGATAAATCTCTAGTCGATTCTTTTACAGCTTCGATATTTGGGCAGTCACGTAATAACTCTTCAAACATATCTAAAGTAACTTCGATACCATAATCAACAGGGTTATTATACACCATAATTGGTAAAGAGGTACTGTTTGCTACTTTTTTAAAGTAAGTTACAGTTTCTCTGCTATCAGCTTTATAACGCATTGGAGGCAACATCATTAATGCAGATGCTCCATCTTCTTTAGCTTTTCTAGCAGCGTCGATTGCAGCAGTAGTAGTTTGTTCTGCAACATTCATTATAACAGGTACTTGACCATCTACAACTTCGACTGCTTTTCTTACAATGACTCTTTTTTCGTCATCTGTAAGCGTGCTAGCTTCTCCTAAAGTTCCCCCTAAAATAATTCCAACAACACCTGCGTTTAATTGTGCTTTAATATTTAGTTCAAAATTAACTAAATCTAACGTGTCTTCATTTGTAAATTTAGTAGTAACAGCTGGCATTACGCCTTTCCAGTTTATGTTCATGTGTTTTTTTAGGCAAATTTATAATTGATTTTTAAAGCTTAATGCTTAATTTTTAACAAGATAGTATATTATATTATCTTTTTATGAAGTTTTAGTTCTTTTTTAGGTGAATATTTTATAGATTTATACAAAATATTTTACTCGCAATTATGAAGGTTTTACCATTTAAAATACCAAAAACTAAGAATTTAGGTTTAATTTATGAAGAGGATAAAGGTCCTTTTTTTTATGATAAGTTTCATCAACATGAAGAAATTCAAATGTGTTATGTTGTTAAGGGTGAAGGAACTTTAATTGTTGGAGATACTGTTAATGAGTATAAGGCTAATGATATTTTAGTGATTGCAGGTAATCAACCTCATGTTTTTAAAAGTGATAATTCAAAAATAAAAGAATCATTTATGATTTCACTTTTTTTTACTAAAAAATCATTTGGTGACAATTTTTTTGAATTAGATGATTTTAAAGAAATTGCAGGTTTTTTTAATACCGTTAAAAATAGTTTTAGGGTGAAATCTAATCAAAATAAAATTAAAAAATTATTTTTAAAACTTCAAGGAGAAAAAGATTTAATGAAGTTTATTATTTTTTTAAAAATTATAAAACTTATATTAAAATCAGAAATCACATCGTTATCAACATTTGTATATGAAAAAAAATACACAGATAATGAAGGAAAACGTATGCGTGATATTATGGATTATACCTTGAGTAATTTTAATAAAAAAATAGAATTAGATGATATTGCAGCTGTAGCAAATATGACTTCAAATGCTTTTTGCAGGTATTTTAAACAAAGAACTAATAAAACATTTTTTACTTTTTTAAATGAATTACGTATTGAAACTGCATGTAAGTTATTACAAAATAGAGATTATTCAATTATTGAAGTTTCCGAAAAAGCGGGTTTTAAAAATATTTCAAATTTTAATAGAAAATTTAAAGAGTTAAAACATAAAACGCCTTCAAATTATAGGTTAAATTATTAAAATGAAGTTTTACACATTGTAAAAAAAGATTTTAAATATAACTTTTGTTTGTTTTTAAAAGTCTAAAAAGGTTATGCTTGCGTTGTTATATTCTTTTAAAATAATATCTAGAACACTTTTATTTTTATTAATGTAAAAAGTATTGTAGGTATTATTTTTTGATTTATTAATAAGATTATTTTTTACTAATATTTTTTTTGTTTGTTTCGCTACGGCTTCTCCAGAGTCAATAATACGAACGGTATTTCCTACAATTTTTTTTATCTGAGGAATTAAATAGGGGTAATGTGTGCAACCTAAAACAATGCAATCACATTTAGAAGAAAGCATTAAACTTAAATGTTTCTTTAGTAATTTGGTCATTTCGGCAGAATACATTTTACCATTCTCAATAAGTTCCACCAAGCCATTACCAACCTGTTCCATTATAACAATATCACTATTAATACTGGCGGATGTTTTTTCAAATAAACGACTATTGAGTGTTCCTTGGGTAGCTAATATTCCTATAGTACCTGTTTTAGTTTGAATGGATGCTGTTTTAATTGCAGGCTCAATTCCAATAATAGGAATAGGGTAGTTGCGTCTTAAATATTCAATGGAATTTGTGGTAGCAGTATTGCAAGCAACCACGATTATTTTGCATCCTTTGCTAATTAAAAATTCGGTATTTTTAATAGATAGCGCTAAAATTTCTTCTGTTGATTTTTGCCCATAAGGCGCATTTTTACTATCGGATAAATAAATAGTGTTTTCGTTAGCAAGCAATGTATGTATTTCTTTCCAGATAGATGTGCCACCAATTCCTGAGTCAAAAATACCGATAGGTTGTTGTGTTATCATATATTACAAAAATAAAAATCCTGCTGAATTCAGCAGGATTTTTATAAAATATTTTAAAGTTTTATTTAGAAACCTAATTTTGCTTTTACAGCACCATAAATATCTTCACCTTTTTCGTAAACGATTAATCCTTTACCAGGAGCAGCATCATATACGTAAATAATTCCTTTAGCAGCAGCAACATCTTTAATTGCTTGTTCTGCTTTCTTTAAAATAGGAAGTGTTTTTTCTTGGTATTTTTTTTGCATTTCTTGCCCAGCAGATTGTTCTGCTTTGCTAATACGTTGTCTATCTTGTTGAACTTCGATAGCTCTTTTTTGATTTACTTCTTGTGTTTGACTTTTTCCTTCCGCTTCGTATTTTTTAATTTTAGCTTCTAGTCTTTTGTACATCGCTTCAATATCATCACGATATGTTTTATTTAGCTTTTCTAGCTCAGCTTTCATAGACTTGGTAGCTGGCATTTCAGATAATAATTTATCAGTATTTATATGTGCAGTTTTTTGTGCATTAGCTATACTACCGAATCCAATTGTAAAAATTGCAACTAATAATAAGGTTTTAAAATGTTTCATCTTTGTTTTTTAATTTAATTTACGTTCTCTATTCTTAATTTATATATTCTTTTTTGTCACTACTTTTTTTTAGCTTCTTCTAGTAATTTTTTAGCGGCGGCTTTCTTTTCTTTTAATAGAGCTTTTGTTTGTGCTCTTTTTTTTAATTTAGCGGCTCTTTTTTCTTCGATACGCTTAATTTTCGCTAATAAATCTGCTTGTTTTTTCTTTTTCTGTGCTTCTTTTTTTGTTATTTTTTCCTTTTGCGCATCGCTTAAACTTTCATTTTTAAGCAATTCTTTTTTAGCAGCAACTTTATCTCTTTTTACTTGTTTTTTTTGATCAATATTAATCATTTTAATAACAAGCTCGCTAATATCGTGTTTTTTATTGGAATAAAGCATAACTAAGTCACCTGATTTATCAAAAACAAAATCATATTTCTTTCTAGAAGCAATTGTTTGTACTGCACTGTAAACTTGGTCTTGAATTGGTTTTATTAATTGCTTTCTTAAATTATACATATCTCCTTTAGGACCAAAGTATAACGATTCTAATCGGCGTAAAGCTTCTTGTTTTAACGTAATATCTTCTTCACGTTCTAAAACCAAGTCTTTTGTTAA encodes:
- a CDS encoding dihydrodipicolinate synthase family protein — protein: MNINWKGVMPAVTTKFTNEDTLDLVNFELNIKAQLNAGVVGIILGGTLGEASTLTDDEKRVIVRKAVEVVDGQVPVIMNVAEQTTTAAIDAARKAKEDGASALMMLPPMRYKADSRETVTYFKKVANSTSLPIMVYNNPVDYGIEVTLDMFEELLRDCPNIEAVKESTRDLSNITRIKNRFGDRLQILSGVDTLALESIFMGADGWVAGLVCAFPAETVAIFNLANAGRGNEAREIYRWFLPLLELDINSKLVQNIKLAEVATGIGTENVREPRLPLIGEERANVLAIIENGLKTRPTLPEYKELAVLA
- a CDS encoding AraC family transcriptional regulator, with protein sequence MKVLPFKIPKTKNLGLIYEEDKGPFFYDKFHQHEEIQMCYVVKGEGTLIVGDTVNEYKANDILVIAGNQPHVFKSDNSKIKESFMISLFFTKKSFGDNFFELDDFKEIAGFFNTVKNSFRVKSNQNKIKKLFLKLQGEKDLMKFIIFLKIIKLILKSEITSLSTFVYEKKYTDNEGKRMRDIMDYTLSNFNKKIELDDIAAVANMTSNAFCRYFKQRTNKTFFTFLNELRIETACKLLQNRDYSIIEVSEKAGFKNISNFNRKFKELKHKTPSNYRLNY
- the murI gene encoding glutamate racemase, yielding MITQQPIGIFDSGIGGTSIWKEIHTLLANENTIYLSDSKNAPYGQKSTEEILALSIKNTEFLISKGCKIIVVACNTATTNSIEYLRRNYPIPIIGIEPAIKTASIQTKTGTIGILATQGTLNSRLFEKTSASINSDIVIMEQVGNGLVELIENGKMYSAEMTKLLKKHLSLMLSSKCDCIVLGCTHYPYLIPQIKKIVGNTVRIIDSGEAVAKQTKKILVKNNLINKSKNNTYNTFYINKNKSVLDIILKEYNNASITFLDF
- a CDS encoding OmpH family outer membrane protein, translating into MKHFKTLLLVAIFTIGFGSIANAQKTAHINTDKLLSEMPATKSMKAELEKLNKTYRDDIEAMYKRLEAKIKKYEAEGKSQTQEVNQKRAIEVQQDRQRISKAEQSAGQEMQKKYQEKTLPILKKAEQAIKDVAAAKGIIYVYDAAPGKGLIVYEKGEDIYGAVKAKLGF
- a CDS encoding OmpH family outer membrane protein, producing the protein MMKKNILFIVLLLITTSSIIAQKSQRLAYIDTAYILQNIPAYLTAQNSLDAKVEQWKTTLDKQARAIEILKTDLTNEKVILTKDLVLEREEDITLKQEALRRLESLYFGPKGDMYNLRKQLIKPIQDQVYSAVQTIASRKKYDFVFDKSGDLVMLYSNKKHDISELVIKMINIDQKKQVKRDKVAAKKELLKNESLSDAQKEKITKKEAQKKKKQADLLAKIKRIEEKRAAKLKKRAQTKALLKEKKAAAKKLLEEAKKK